One region of Niallia sp. Man26 genomic DNA includes:
- a CDS encoding DeoR/GlpR family DNA-binding transcription regulator: protein MLVAERRRKIVELVNERLSIRVSELSEIFSVTEETIRRDLEKLEQEQLLSRSHGGAVSIEKEATDIPFIVREITNSAEKKAIAAEAVKLIEPSEQILLDGSTTAWYMAQELPDMPLTVITNSIKVALELSKKEQIKVISTGGMLLANSLSYVGPLSERSLDSYYVNKLFLSCKGVHLSGLSDSNEWQAILKKKMIDISSQVILLADSSKFGVKTFAHICDLKNVHHVISDVNIPADYQKELQEKTIPYSIVKI, encoded by the coding sequence TTGCTTGTTGCAGAAAGGCGCAGAAAAATTGTTGAATTAGTAAACGAAAGATTAAGCATTCGCGTATCAGAGCTGAGTGAAATCTTTTCTGTTACAGAAGAAACAATCAGAAGAGACTTAGAAAAGTTAGAACAAGAGCAGCTGTTAAGCAGAAGCCACGGCGGAGCTGTCAGCATTGAAAAAGAAGCAACCGATATTCCGTTTATTGTGCGGGAAATTACCAATTCTGCTGAAAAAAAGGCGATTGCTGCCGAAGCTGTGAAGCTGATTGAGCCAAGTGAGCAAATCTTATTGGACGGAAGCACAACAGCATGGTATATGGCTCAGGAATTGCCTGATATGCCTTTGACGGTTATCACGAATTCTATTAAGGTAGCCCTAGAGCTTAGCAAAAAGGAACAAATTAAAGTTATTTCCACAGGCGGAATGCTCCTTGCCAACTCGCTGTCCTATGTTGGACCCCTGTCAGAACGATCTTTAGACAGCTATTATGTCAACAAGCTGTTTCTATCATGCAAGGGTGTGCATTTGTCAGGCTTAAGTGACTCCAATGAGTGGCAGGCTATATTAAAGAAGAAGATGATCGATATTTCTTCCCAAGTTATCTTGCTTGCCGATTCTTCTAAATTCGGAGTAAAAACCTTCGCTCATATTTGTGATTTGAAAAATGTTCATCATGTCATTTCCGATGTGAACATCCCTGCTGACTATCAGAAGGAGCTGCAGGAAAAAACAATTCCTTATTCTATTGTAAAGATTTGA
- a CDS encoding MFS transporter — MAKDKKFAAKNVTGWKATIAVAMANYIEAGSIIAAASSLTMWQAYLNIDSMGVGLLSALSANAFGAAIGALIGGPLTDKFGRKFIFSYDLLVYMIGVALIAASVNFPMLLIGTIITGLAVGAGVPVSWTYIAEESPQHKRAAHVGTAQLAWSIGPTLTFVFAVILAPLGLAGSRIIFLHLLVIAFVTWYIRRGLDESKIWEEQQAKEKAEALQGKAKTNVLKELFTLKANRQALVLLIGIYLFWNLTAGAMGYFMPYIYENVGGLSTGQANMLQAFLWLFTVLTTYFLFMKLGDKVSRKTLFGIGAGMGLVAWIILTFMPMTWPTLIAFVILWGAAAGIGAQAFYALWTSELFPTKYRASAQGLMYFIVRTGIAVWSFILPLLMDTLGFTVAGIVMIAFLAIHMIIGIILAPDTRGKTLQQIEKERYGDVLEHKSVHKTV; from the coding sequence ATGGCGAAAGACAAAAAATTTGCGGCAAAAAACGTAACAGGCTGGAAAGCAACGATTGCTGTAGCAATGGCAAACTATATTGAAGCAGGCTCTATTATCGCCGCTGCAAGCAGTTTAACAATGTGGCAAGCATACTTGAATATTGACAGCATGGGTGTAGGGTTGTTAAGTGCATTAAGTGCAAACGCTTTCGGTGCGGCGATAGGTGCATTGATTGGTGGGCCATTAACAGATAAATTTGGACGGAAATTTATTTTTAGCTATGATTTGCTCGTCTATATGATTGGTGTTGCATTGATTGCAGCCTCTGTCAATTTCCCGATGCTGCTAATCGGAACGATTATTACAGGGTTGGCAGTTGGTGCCGGTGTTCCTGTTTCATGGACGTATATCGCAGAAGAATCTCCGCAGCATAAACGGGCAGCCCATGTCGGAACCGCCCAGTTGGCATGGTCAATTGGTCCAACGTTAACCTTTGTGTTTGCAGTTATTTTGGCTCCACTAGGGCTTGCTGGTTCAAGAATTATTTTTCTACACTTGCTGGTTATCGCGTTTGTGACATGGTATATAAGACGAGGCTTGGATGAATCGAAAATTTGGGAAGAACAACAAGCGAAAGAAAAAGCAGAAGCATTACAAGGCAAAGCAAAAACGAATGTATTGAAGGAATTATTTACACTAAAAGCTAATCGTCAGGCATTGGTTTTGTTAATCGGAATTTATTTATTCTGGAATTTAACAGCAGGTGCAATGGGGTATTTCATGCCGTATATTTATGAAAATGTCGGCGGGTTAAGCACAGGGCAGGCTAATATGCTGCAAGCATTTTTGTGGCTGTTCACCGTGCTGACAACATACTTCCTGTTTATGAAGCTTGGAGATAAGGTCAGCCGGAAAACATTGTTTGGAATTGGAGCAGGCATGGGACTTGTTGCTTGGATTATCCTGACATTCATGCCAATGACATGGCCGACACTGATTGCCTTTGTTATTCTGTGGGGAGCTGCAGCTGGAATTGGTGCACAAGCGTTTTATGCTCTATGGACAAGTGAGCTTTTCCCGACAAAATATCGTGCGAGTGCACAAGGACTTATGTATTTTATCGTACGAACTGGTATTGCAGTCTGGTCGTTTATCCTGCCGCTATTGATGGATACGTTAGGGTTTACTGTTGCAGGTATAGTAATGATTGCCTTCCTTGCGATTCATATGATTATCGGTATAATTCTTGCACCTGACACAAGAGGAAAAACATTGCAGCAAATTGAAAAAGAGCGTTACGGTGATGTGCTTGAGCATAAATCTGTTCATAAAACGGTATAA
- the rhaM gene encoding L-rhamnose mutarotase, giving the protein MIRKGFIMNVYPDKHAEYEKRHNEIWPEMVAALHDHGAKNYTIFLDKESSKLFGYVEIKDEEKWSKMASTAINQKWWEFMEPLMETNADNSPVTISLAEVFHMD; this is encoded by the coding sequence ATGATACGCAAAGGCTTTATTATGAATGTTTATCCAGATAAGCATGCTGAATATGAAAAACGCCATAATGAAATATGGCCGGAAATGGTAGCAGCACTTCATGATCATGGTGCAAAAAACTACACGATATTTCTTGATAAAGAGTCAAGCAAGCTGTTTGGCTATGTTGAAATAAAAGATGAGGAAAAATGGAGCAAGATGGCAAGCACTGCCATCAACCAGAAATGGTGGGAATTCATGGAGCCTTTAATGGAAACCAATGCTGATAACAGTCCTGTTACTATTTCATTAGCAGAAGTTTTCCATATGGATTAA
- the rhaA gene encoding L-rhamnose isomerase yields the protein MSVKENFEAAKKQYEQWGVDVEAALKKLQEIPISIHCWQGDDIGGFEANPSELSGGIDVTGNYPGKATTPEQLRSDLEVALSLIPGKHRVNLHAIYAETNGEAVERDEIEPKHFENWVAWAKEQGLGLDFNPTLFSHKKAEDGLTLSHPDEDIREFWIRHCIKSRQIAEYFGKELGTPALTNIWIPDGYKDIPSDRLTPRIRLKESLDKIYAEKTDERYNLDAVESKVFGIGSESYVVGSHEFYMGYALKNNKLCLMDTGHYHPTETVSNKISSMLLFSDKLALHVSRPVRWDSDHVVILDDELKEIGLEIVRNNAIDKVLIGLDFFDASINRVAAWTIGTRNMIKALLNALLMPNEKLKQLQESGNFTERLALMEEFKTYPFGAVWDYYCETMNVPVRETWLENVKAYEQDVLAQR from the coding sequence ATGTCAGTAAAAGAAAACTTTGAAGCAGCAAAAAAACAATACGAACAATGGGGCGTGGATGTAGAGGCAGCCTTGAAAAAGTTACAAGAGATTCCTATTTCCATACATTGTTGGCAAGGTGATGATATTGGCGGATTTGAGGCCAATCCAAGTGAATTGTCAGGCGGGATTGATGTAACAGGCAATTATCCTGGCAAAGCAACTACACCTGAACAGCTGCGCAGTGATTTAGAAGTAGCTTTATCGCTCATTCCCGGCAAACATCGCGTAAACTTGCATGCCATTTATGCAGAAACAAACGGAGAAGCGGTCGAAAGGGATGAAATTGAACCGAAGCATTTCGAAAATTGGGTAGCTTGGGCTAAAGAGCAAGGATTAGGCCTTGATTTTAACCCGACTTTATTTTCTCATAAAAAAGCAGAAGACGGACTGACACTTTCTCATCCAGACGAAGACATCCGTGAGTTTTGGATCAGACACTGTATTAAAAGCAGACAAATTGCAGAGTACTTTGGCAAGGAATTAGGAACGCCTGCATTAACAAATATTTGGATACCAGACGGATATAAAGACATTCCAAGTGACAGACTCACACCTCGTATCCGCTTAAAGGAATCATTAGATAAAATCTATGCTGAAAAAACGGATGAACGCTACAATTTAGATGCAGTAGAAAGCAAAGTCTTTGGCATCGGATCTGAATCATATGTTGTCGGCTCTCATGAGTTTTATATGGGCTATGCCTTAAAAAATAATAAGCTCTGCTTGATGGATACAGGCCATTATCACCCGACTGAAACAGTATCCAATAAGATTTCATCGATGCTGCTGTTTTCCGATAAATTAGCACTTCATGTATCAAGACCTGTCAGATGGGATAGTGACCATGTCGTTATACTTGATGATGAACTAAAAGAAATTGGTCTTGAGATTGTCCGCAATAATGCCATTGACAAGGTGCTTATTGGCTTGGATTTCTTTGACGCAAGCATCAATCGTGTGGCAGCATGGACAATCGGCACAAGAAATATGATTAAGGCATTGCTTAATGCCCTATTGATGCCGAATGAGAAATTAAAACAGCTGCAAGAAAGTGGCAATTTCACAGAAAGATTAGCATTAATGGAAGAATTTAAGACATATCCTTTCGGAGCGGTTTGGGATTATTATTGTGAAACAATGAATGTGCCTGTAAGAGAAACATGGCTGGAAAATGTGAAAGCATATGAACAGGATGTTTTAGCTCAGCGCTAG
- the rhaB gene encoding rhamnulokinase, translating to MNKSVLAVDIGASSGRLMLGSLKQGRLFLEEVHRFSNSIVKKGQYYCWDLEQLFVEIKQGIKKCSDLNVKPESIGIDTWAVDFVLLDDNGELLTEAVSYRDDRTDGMMEEVFEHIIKERIYLETGIQFQKFNTMYQLRALQKTDQESLDKAATFLMIPDYFHYLLTGKAVNEYTNATSTQLVNAFTKKWDKQLLEAISIKPEIFQEIKTPGTVLGEIKEELAEEFGFSLKVVLPATHDTASAVIAVPEHEETIYISSGTWSLIGVENRFPICVTKALDYNFTNEGGIDYRFRFLKNIMGLWMIQEVRRNYDNQYSFAEFVELAKAASHFTSIVNVNDDRFLNPENMIEEIQKYCAETNQAIPSTPGEIAKCVYDSLVECYVAAIGEIEEIFEKKFTKINIIGGGCQNELLNQLIADATKKQVFAGPVEATAIGNIVSQLIALGEIKDIHEARKLIKHSFDVKGYEAAQTI from the coding sequence ATGAACAAATCTGTCTTGGCCGTTGATATTGGAGCCTCAAGCGGGCGACTGATGCTCGGTTCTTTAAAACAGGGGAGACTGTTTTTGGAAGAAGTGCACCGCTTTTCGAACAGCATTGTCAAAAAAGGACAATACTATTGCTGGGATTTAGAGCAGCTCTTTGTCGAAATAAAACAAGGAATAAAAAAATGCAGTGATTTAAATGTAAAGCCGGAAAGTATCGGCATTGATACATGGGCAGTCGACTTTGTACTGCTCGATGATAACGGTGAGCTGCTGACAGAGGCAGTGTCTTACAGGGATGACCGGACTGACGGCATGATGGAGGAGGTTTTCGAGCATATCATCAAGGAAAGGATTTACTTGGAAACCGGCATTCAGTTTCAAAAATTCAATACGATGTATCAGCTCCGCGCCCTTCAGAAAACAGATCAAGAAAGTTTGGATAAAGCAGCTACATTTTTAATGATTCCAGATTACTTCCATTACTTGCTGACAGGTAAAGCGGTTAATGAATATACTAATGCCACGTCCACACAGCTCGTTAATGCCTTTACGAAAAAGTGGGATAAACAATTGCTTGAAGCGATTTCTATCAAACCAGAAATCTTTCAGGAAATCAAAACACCAGGCACCGTATTAGGAGAAATAAAAGAAGAGTTGGCAGAGGAATTCGGGTTCAGCTTAAAGGTTGTGCTGCCTGCGACACATGACACTGCTTCTGCCGTAATTGCAGTGCCGGAACATGAGGAGACTATTTATATCAGTTCAGGCACATGGTCTTTAATTGGAGTAGAAAACAGGTTCCCGATATGTGTGACGAAGGCATTGGATTACAACTTCACAAATGAAGGAGGCATTGACTACCGCTTCCGGTTTTTGAAGAACATCATGGGATTATGGATGATTCAAGAAGTGCGCAGAAATTATGATAATCAATATTCATTTGCTGAATTTGTGGAGCTTGCAAAAGCGGCAAGCCACTTCACATCGATTGTCAATGTTAACGATGACCGTTTTTTAAATCCAGAAAATATGATAGAAGAAATACAAAAATACTGTGCAGAAACAAATCAAGCTATTCCTTCAACACCAGGTGAGATCGCCAAATGTGTATATGACTCTCTAGTAGAGTGCTATGTTGCAGCAATTGGTGAAATTGAAGAAATCTTCGAGAAGAAATTTACAAAGATTAATATTATCGGCGGGGGCTGTCAAAACGAACTGCTGAACCAGCTCATAGCTGATGCCACAAAAAAGCAAGTGTTTGCAGGGCCTGTTGAGGCAACAGCAATCGGCAATATCGTTTCGCAATTAATTGCTTTAGGAGAAATAAAGGATATACATGAAGCGAGGAAGTTAATAAAGCATTCTTTTGATGTAAAAGGATATGAAGCAGCACAAACAATATGA
- a CDS encoding helix-turn-helix domain-containing protein: MDALLLKQLMELTEEEAEILSQEKKVRKDLYTSQNHFIIESEKFLDKNKMITVRKHTRFIDFPKHKHNYIEINYVVKGELRQKVDNNAIILKKGELLFLNQHIEHEIEACGEDDLVLNFIIQPLFFQFIFQYLNGENIITEFLINSLFNHTQNGQYLYYAVADVAEIQVLVENLIKEENANSLLAESKMKLYMGLLLIELVKNTDKITKNLSSSSQHFLIVESLKYIEEHYKSGTLQELANHLMQSSSSLSKNIKKATGFTFKDLIQEKRLTKAKELLETTDFPVRTVVEEVGYDNISYFYRIFKEKYKKTPKELRKALAR, translated from the coding sequence ATGGATGCACTTCTTTTAAAGCAATTAATGGAACTGACAGAAGAAGAGGCCGAGATATTATCTCAAGAGAAAAAGGTCAGGAAAGACCTATATACAAGTCAAAATCATTTCATTATTGAAAGTGAAAAATTTCTGGATAAAAACAAAATGATAACCGTTAGGAAACATACTAGATTTATTGATTTTCCAAAGCACAAACATAACTATATTGAAATTAATTATGTTGTGAAGGGAGAACTGCGGCAAAAGGTAGATAATAACGCCATTATTTTGAAAAAAGGGGAGCTGCTTTTTCTTAATCAGCATATCGAGCATGAGATTGAGGCATGCGGGGAAGATGATCTTGTCCTTAATTTCATTATTCAGCCATTGTTTTTTCAATTTATCTTTCAATACTTAAACGGTGAGAATATCATTACCGAGTTTTTAATTAACAGCTTATTTAATCACACGCAAAATGGACAATATTTATATTATGCTGTAGCAGATGTGGCGGAAATTCAAGTACTGGTTGAAAATCTCATTAAGGAGGAGAACGCAAACTCCCTGCTAGCAGAATCAAAAATGAAGCTGTATATGGGTCTGCTTTTAATTGAGCTTGTGAAAAATACGGATAAAATCACGAAAAACCTTTCATCCTCTTCTCAGCATTTCCTTATTGTTGAATCATTAAAATATATTGAAGAGCACTATAAAAGCGGCACTCTTCAGGAGCTTGCCAATCACTTAATGCAATCTAGCTCAAGCTTAAGTAAAAATATTAAAAAAGCGACTGGCTTTACATTTAAAGATTTAATACAGGAAAAGCGCTTAACGAAAGCGAAAGAACTACTGGAAACGACCGATTTTCCTGTCCGGACCGTAGTGGAAGAAGTAGGCTATGATAATATCAGTTATTTTTACCGAATCTTTAAAGAAAAATATAAGAAAACACCAAAAGAACTGAGAAAAGCACTGGCAAGGTAG